From Pseudomonas sp. StFLB209, a single genomic window includes:
- a CDS encoding mechanosensitive ion channel family protein — protein MDTKSLMLRAQELWSLLEKHPWVQAGLGLLLLVVAALILGRLARFVVLHTVKALGRQHSLQWLNDLRHNKVFHRLAQMTPSLVIQFGLNLVPELSTAGKNVLGNIAMAFTILFMTFAIGALLNALLDIYARTVHARTRSIKGYVQLAKMILYIFATIIIIATLIDRSPLLLLSGLGAMSAVILLVYKDTLLSFVASVQLTSNDMLRVGDWIEMPQVGADGDVVDITLHTVKVQNFDKTIVSIPTWRLMSESFRNYRGMQQSGGRRIKRSLFIDVSGIRFLTDEEEQRLSGVKLLTEYMTRKQAELKEWNHAQGNVAAMAANRRRMTNIGTFRAYALAYLKNHTEVHQNMTCMVRQMAADEHGVPLEIYCFTTTTVWAEYERIQGDIFDYLLSVLPEFGLTLYQQPSGADMRLGLAGREPAQGGLALPPVKEASHMAENA, from the coding sequence ATGGATACCAAATCACTCATGCTCCGTGCTCAAGAGCTATGGAGCCTGCTGGAAAAGCACCCATGGGTACAAGCCGGCCTCGGCCTGCTGCTGCTGGTGGTCGCAGCGCTGATACTGGGTCGCCTGGCACGCTTTGTGGTGCTGCATACGGTCAAGGCCCTGGGCCGCCAGCACTCGCTGCAGTGGCTCAACGATCTACGTCACAACAAGGTCTTTCACCGGCTGGCGCAGATGACCCCGTCGCTGGTCATCCAGTTCGGCCTGAATCTGGTGCCGGAGCTGAGCACTGCCGGCAAGAACGTGCTGGGCAACATTGCCATGGCGTTCACCATCCTGTTCATGACCTTCGCCATCGGCGCGCTGCTCAACGCCTTGCTGGATATCTACGCGCGCACCGTGCACGCGCGCACCCGCTCGATCAAAGGCTATGTGCAACTGGCCAAGATGATTCTCTACATCTTCGCCACGATCATCATCATCGCCACCTTGATCGACCGCTCGCCGCTGCTGCTGTTGTCGGGTCTGGGTGCAATGTCGGCGGTCATCCTGCTGGTCTACAAAGACACCCTGCTGTCGTTCGTCGCCAGCGTGCAACTGACCAGCAATGACATGCTGCGCGTCGGCGACTGGATTGAAATGCCCCAGGTCGGCGCCGATGGCGACGTGGTCGACATCACCCTGCACACGGTCAAGGTGCAGAATTTCGACAAGACCATCGTCTCGATCCCTACCTGGCGGCTGATGAGCGAGAGCTTTCGCAACTACCGGGGCATGCAGCAATCGGGCGGGCGACGCATCAAGCGCAGTCTGTTCATCGACGTCAGCGGCATCCGCTTTCTGACCGACGAAGAAGAACAGCGCCTGTCCGGCGTCAAGCTGCTCACCGAGTACATGACCCGCAAACAGGCCGAGCTCAAGGAGTGGAACCACGCGCAAGGCAACGTCGCCGCGATGGCCGCCAACCGCCGCCGCATGACCAACATCGGCACCTTCCGCGCCTACGCCCTGGCCTACCTGAAAAACCACACCGAAGTGCACCAGAACATGACCTGCATGGTCCGCCAGATGGCCGCCGACGAGCATGGCGTGCCACTGGAGATCTACTGCTTCACCACCACCACGGTGTGGGCGGAGTACGAGCGGATTCAGGGCGATATCTTTGACTATCTGTTGTCGGTGTTGCCCGAGTTTGGCCTGACGCTGTATCAACAGCCGAGCGGCGCGGACATGCGTCTGGGGCTGGCCGGGCGCGAGCCCGCGCAGGGAGGGTTGGCGTTGCCGCCGGTGAAGGAGGCGTCGCATATGGCAGAGAATGCGTAG
- a CDS encoding NAD-dependent epimerase/dehydratase family protein, with amino-acid sequence MKVFITGATGRVGSQVARALTARGHTISTVVLPGDPNLAKAQVAGIECITGNLADRDAVRQAMEGAEAVFHLAALISFRTEDRDRLWQANVTGSYNVFDAAAQQAAVRPVRLIFASSDQVYPTRFARYRPVDENHPREPYSFYGMTKLLGQDMLDFFARTTANLKVSTAVFSHIEAAAEVIDPNGEYSRPAFSLQGRIDSLRAASSHNANSAASDVQRLLDILEPLADDDNPLLLARDADGNAHTQELTDVRDIVDALLLMLDKPAAIGETFNLAPPSLVGLDTFIPYLANATGRRYVEASLPADLGQPHSTAAKARALLGWVPRYTLFDMVDEAVAAQNQ; translated from the coding sequence ATGAAAGTATTCATCACCGGTGCCACCGGTCGCGTGGGCAGCCAGGTTGCCAGGGCTTTGACCGCTCGCGGCCACACGATCAGCACCGTTGTACTGCCGGGCGACCCCAATCTTGCCAAGGCTCAGGTAGCGGGTATCGAGTGCATTACCGGCAACCTCGCCGATCGTGATGCCGTGCGTCAGGCCATGGAAGGCGCTGAGGCGGTGTTCCATCTTGCGGCACTGATCTCGTTTCGTACTGAAGATCGCGACCGTCTTTGGCAGGCCAATGTCACTGGAAGCTACAACGTGTTCGACGCCGCCGCACAGCAAGCGGCGGTGCGTCCGGTGCGGCTGATCTTTGCCTCCAGCGACCAGGTGTACCCCACGCGCTTTGCCCGTTACCGCCCGGTCGATGAAAATCACCCGCGTGAGCCGTACAGTTTCTACGGCATGACCAAGCTGCTGGGCCAGGACATGCTGGACTTCTTTGCCCGTACCACCGCGAACCTCAAGGTCAGCACCGCAGTGTTTTCGCACATCGAAGCGGCGGCCGAGGTCATCGACCCGAACGGCGAATACTCGCGTCCGGCGTTCTCGTTACAGGGTCGGATTGATTCGCTGCGCGCCGCCAGCAGCCACAATGCCAACTCTGCCGCCAGCGATGTGCAACGCCTGCTAGATATCCTCGAACCCTTGGCCGACGACGACAACCCGCTGCTGCTGGCCCGCGATGCCGATGGTAATGCCCACACCCAGGAACTCACCGACGTACGCGATATCGTCGATGCGCTACTGCTGATGCTGGATAAGCCAGCAGCCATCGGCGAAACCTTCAACCTGGCGCCACCGAGCCTGGTAGGCCTGGACACTTTCATTCCTTACCTAGCCAACGCCACTGGCCGTCGTTATGTCGAAGCCAGCCTGCCTGCCGATCTGGGCCAACCGCACAGTACGGCCGCCAAAGCTCGTGCCCTACTCGGCTGGGTGCCTCGCTACACCCTGTTCGATATGGTCGACGAAGCCGTCGCAGCGCAGAACCAATAA